A single window of Salvia splendens isolate huo1 chromosome 6, SspV2, whole genome shotgun sequence DNA harbors:
- the LOC121806753 gene encoding uncharacterized protein LOC121806753, giving the protein MADVLGWKKGFTGALRRWHLWLISLTMAVLNAGGTSCQLRSCSVQLWEGNLLPDLALLSPALPHLSERCWQPRAASRGESAPLMSRPFGHFLKSGPRRPIDENQHSC; this is encoded by the exons ATGGCTGATGTACTTGGCTGGAAAAAGGGATTCACAG GTGCACTCAGGAGATGGCATTTGTGGCTGATTTCCTTGACCATGGCAGTTCTAAATGCAGGTGGTACAAGCTGTCAACTGCGGTCTTGCAGTGTGCAGTTGTGGGAGGGGAATTTGCTGCCTGATCTTGCCCTTCTCAGCCCAGCCCTGCCTCACCTTTCCGAAAG GTGCTGGCAGCCTCGCGCGGCTAGCCGCGGAGAGAGTGCTCCTTTGATGTCTCGCCCATTCGGGCATTTTCTGAAATCTGGACCGAGGCGGCCTATTGATGAAAATCAACATAGTTGCTAG